Proteins encoded in a region of the Elizabethkingia bruuniana genome:
- a CDS encoding Dps family protein, translating into MKNSNLIGLKAEDCKNIAERLNVLLSNYSIFYQNTRGAHWNIKGDLFFTLHPKFEELYNSLILKIDEIAERILTLGAQPQHNYSFYIKNSSIKESNEVSDGRKCVEDILASFKKIIELQRELLDITDEAGDEGTNSLMSDYITEQEKEVWMYSSFLGK; encoded by the coding sequence ATGAAAAATTCTAATTTAATAGGACTAAAAGCTGAAGATTGCAAGAACATTGCTGAAAGACTAAATGTTTTATTGTCTAACTATTCAATATTTTATCAGAATACACGTGGAGCACACTGGAATATAAAAGGTGATTTATTTTTCACACTTCACCCAAAATTCGAGGAACTTTACAACAGCCTTATATTAAAGATCGATGAAATTGCTGAAAGAATCCTTACACTAGGTGCACAACCACAGCATAACTATTCATTCTATATTAAAAACTCATCTATTAAAGAGAGCAACGAAGTAAGCGATGGCCGCAAATGTGTTGAAGACATTCTTGCTTCTTTCAAAAAGATTATTGAACTTCAGAGAGAATTGCTAGACATTACAGACGAAGCAGGTGACGAAGGCACAAACTCTTTAATGAGCGATTATATTACAGAACAGGAAAAAGAAGTATGGATGTA
- a CDS encoding alkaline phosphatase family protein codes for MKKFTLLFPLISLLLSFSCNDNNNESFESAQKVAEKYQTKNVVLLVVDGPRISETWEAANKENIPNRVNLLQQGVFISDFKNNGTTNTNPGHSAMCSGVYESIQNNGKELPGFPSVMQQWLKYTGADKTKAWVIASKDKLEVLNNCKLDGWKDKFQPSADCGISGNGSDYREDAVTVANTKEVMKKYSPNIIVINLKDVDSYGHNNNWKEYIKAIKTTDASIKEIWDYIQSLPSYKDKTTLIVSNDHGRHIDSKGGFQNHGDDCTGCRHIEFFAMGPDFKKNATINTGNYEQIDIANTIAELLQFPLQYSKGKVIKDVFK; via the coding sequence ATGAAGAAATTTACATTACTATTTCCTCTTATTTCATTATTATTATCATTTTCATGTAATGATAATAATAATGAGTCATTTGAGTCCGCTCAAAAGGTGGCAGAAAAGTACCAGACTAAAAATGTTGTCCTGCTTGTAGTAGATGGTCCCCGTATCTCCGAGACCTGGGAGGCTGCCAATAAAGAAAATATTCCGAACAGAGTAAATCTTTTACAACAGGGAGTTTTTATCAGTGACTTCAAAAATAATGGTACAACTAATACCAATCCGGGGCATAGTGCAATGTGTAGTGGAGTCTATGAGTCCATCCAAAATAATGGGAAAGAGCTGCCAGGCTTTCCGTCAGTAATGCAGCAGTGGCTGAAGTATACCGGAGCGGATAAGACTAAAGCTTGGGTGATTGCTTCTAAAGACAAACTTGAAGTCCTGAATAATTGTAAGCTTGATGGTTGGAAAGATAAGTTTCAACCTAGTGCAGATTGTGGTATTAGCGGTAATGGATCCGACTATCGTGAGGATGCTGTAACTGTAGCGAATACAAAAGAGGTAATGAAAAAGTATAGCCCTAATATTATTGTGATAAATTTGAAAGATGTAGATTCCTATGGGCACAATAATAATTGGAAGGAATATATTAAGGCTATAAAAACAACAGATGCTTCAATTAAAGAAATATGGGATTATATCCAATCTTTGCCTTCATATAAAGATAAGACCACATTAATTGTAAGTAACGATCACGGAAGGCATATTGACAGTAAAGGCGGATTCCAGAATCATGGTGATGACTGCACAGGTTGCAGACATATTGAATTTTTTGCAATGGGCCCGGATTTTAAAAAGAATGCTACCATTAATACGGGTAACTACGAGCAAATAGATATTGCAAATACGATTGCAGAACTTCTACAATTTCCGCTGCAATATTCAAAAGGAAAAGTAATAAAAGATGTATTTAAATAA
- the rpsL gene encoding 30S ribosomal protein S12 — MPTIQQLVRKGRATLTKKSKSAALESCPQRRGVCTRVYTTTPKKPNSALRKVARVRLSNGKEVNAYIPGEGHNLQEHSIVLVRGGRVKDLPGVRYHIVRGALDTAGVNGRLQRRSKYGAKRPKPGQAPAATGKKK; from the coding sequence ATGCCTACTATTCAACAATTAGTTAGAAAAGGAAGAGCCACGCTTACTAAGAAGAGTAAATCGGCTGCTTTGGAATCATGTCCACAAAGAAGAGGCGTATGTACGAGAGTATATACAACCACGCCTAAGAAACCTAACTCAGCTTTGAGAAAAGTTGCGAGAGTTAGACTTTCTAATGGTAAAGAGGTTAACGCCTACATCCCGGGAGAAGGACATAATCTTCAAGAGCACTCGATAGTATTGGTAAGAGGCGGAAGGGTGAAAGACCTACCGGGAGTTAGATATCACATTGTACGTGGTGCTTTAGATACTGCGGGAGTTAACGGAAGACTTCAGAGAAGATCTAAGTACGGAGCTAAGAGACCTAAACCAGGACAAGCGCCTGCAGCTACAGGTAAGAAAAAGTAA
- the rpsG gene encoding 30S ribosomal protein S7, producing the protein MRKTKAKKRPLLPDPKFNDQLVTRFVNNLMLDGKKSIAFRIFYDALEIVEKKKEDQEKTSLEIWKDALTNVMPHVEVRSRRVGGANFQIPMPIRADRKISMAMKWLIKYATARNDKSMAQKLAAEIVAAAKEEGAAVKKKTDTHKMAEANKAFSHFKF; encoded by the coding sequence ATGAGAAAGACAAAAGCTAAAAAAAGACCTTTGCTACCAGATCCAAAGTTTAATGATCAATTGGTAACAAGATTTGTAAATAACCTGATGTTAGACGGTAAGAAGTCTATCGCTTTCAGAATTTTCTATGATGCATTAGAAATCGTTGAAAAGAAGAAAGAAGATCAGGAAAAAACTTCCCTTGAAATTTGGAAAGATGCGTTAACTAACGTAATGCCACACGTAGAGGTAAGATCTAGAAGAGTTGGAGGAGCTAACTTCCAAATTCCAATGCCTATCCGTGCAGATAGAAAAATCTCTATGGCAATGAAGTGGTTAATTAAGTATGCTACTGCCAGAAATGATAAGTCTATGGCTCAGAAATTAGCTGCAGAGATTGTTGCTGCTGCTAAAGAAGAAGGTGCTGCTGTTAAGAAAAAGACAGATACGCACAAAATGGCTGAGGCTAACAAAGCATTCTCACACTTTAAATTTTAA
- the fusA gene encoding elongation factor G, whose product MSRDLKYTRNIGIAAHIDAGKTTTTERILFYTGKTHKIGEVHEGASTMDWMEQEAERGITITSAATTCSWNFPTDQGKSLPETKGYHFNIIDTPGHVDFTVEVNRSLRVLDGLVFLFSAVDGVEPQSETNWRLADNYKVARMGFVNKMDRQGADFLNVVNQVKDMLGSNAVPIVLPIGAEEDFKGVVDLIKNRAIVWDEAGQGATFEVVPIPEDMKAEVLEYREKLVEAVADYDETLMEKFFEDPDSISEDEINEALRKATIDLSIIPMTCGSSFKNKGVQFMLDAVCKYLPSPMDKDDIKGTDPRTDEEITRKPDVKEPFAALAFKIATDPFVGRLAFFRAYSGRLDAGSYVLNTRSGNKERISRIYQMHANKQNPVEYIEAGDIGAAVGFKDIKTGDTLSDEKNPIVLESMIFPDPVIGIAVEPKTKADQDKLGNALAKLAEEDPTFQVKTDEASGQTIISGMGELHLDIIVDRLRREFKVEVNQGQPQVEYKESLTATANHREVYKKQTGGRGKFADIVFEIGPAEEGKLGLEFINEIKGGNIPREFVPSVEKGFKEAMKNGPLAGFEIEGIKVTLKDGSFHPVDSDQLSFELAAKLGFKEAGRAAKPVIMEPIMKLEVVTPEEYMGDIVGDLNRRRGTVNGMDDRNNAKVIKAFVPLSEMFGYVTSLRTLSSGRATSSMEFEKYEPAPSNVAEDVIAKARG is encoded by the coding sequence ATGAGTAGAGATCTTAAATACACAAGAAATATTGGTATCGCTGCACACATCGATGCTGGTAAAACTACTACAACTGAGCGTATCCTTTTCTATACAGGAAAAACTCACAAGATTGGTGAAGTTCACGAAGGTGCTTCTACCATGGACTGGATGGAGCAGGAAGCTGAAAGAGGTATTACTATTACTTCTGCTGCTACAACTTGTAGCTGGAACTTCCCTACAGACCAAGGTAAATCTTTACCAGAAACTAAAGGATACCACTTCAACATCATCGATACACCGGGACACGTTGACTTCACAGTAGAAGTAAACCGTTCTTTAAGAGTATTAGATGGTTTAGTATTCTTATTCTCTGCAGTAGATGGAGTAGAGCCTCAGTCAGAAACCAACTGGAGACTTGCTGACAACTACAAAGTTGCTAGAATGGGATTCGTAAACAAAATGGACAGACAAGGTGCTGACTTCCTTAACGTGGTAAACCAGGTTAAAGATATGTTAGGATCTAACGCAGTTCCAATTGTATTACCTATCGGTGCTGAAGAGGACTTCAAAGGTGTTGTAGACCTTATTAAGAACAGAGCAATTGTATGGGATGAGGCTGGACAAGGTGCTACTTTCGAAGTAGTTCCAATTCCTGAGGACATGAAAGCTGAAGTTCTTGAATACAGAGAGAAATTAGTTGAAGCTGTTGCTGACTATGATGAGACTTTGATGGAGAAATTCTTCGAAGATCCGGATTCAATCTCTGAGGACGAAATCAACGAAGCTTTAAGAAAAGCTACAATTGATCTTTCTATTATCCCAATGACTTGTGGATCATCTTTCAAAAATAAAGGTGTTCAGTTCATGCTGGATGCTGTATGTAAATATCTTCCTTCTCCAATGGATAAAGACGATATCAAAGGTACAGACCCAAGAACTGATGAAGAAATTACAAGAAAACCAGACGTTAAAGAACCATTCGCAGCTTTAGCATTTAAAATTGCTACTGACCCATTCGTAGGTCGTTTAGCATTCTTCAGAGCTTACTCTGGTAGACTAGATGCAGGTTCTTATGTTCTTAACACAAGATCTGGTAATAAAGAAAGAATTTCAAGAATCTATCAGATGCACGCTAACAAGCAAAACCCTGTTGAGTATATCGAGGCAGGAGATATTGGTGCAGCTGTAGGTTTCAAGGATATTAAAACTGGTGATACTCTATCTGATGAAAAGAACCCTATCGTTCTTGAATCTATGATCTTCCCAGATCCGGTAATCGGTATCGCTGTTGAGCCTAAAACTAAAGCAGACCAGGATAAACTTGGTAACGCATTAGCTAAGCTTGCTGAAGAAGATCCAACTTTCCAGGTTAAAACTGATGAGGCTTCTGGCCAAACGATTATCTCTGGTATGGGTGAGCTTCACTTAGATATCATTGTAGACCGTTTAAGAAGAGAATTCAAAGTTGAAGTTAACCAAGGTCAGCCTCAGGTTGAGTACAAAGAATCTCTTACTGCTACTGCTAACCACAGAGAAGTTTACAAAAAACAAACTGGTGGTCGTGGTAAATTCGCAGATATCGTATTCGAAATCGGTCCTGCAGAAGAAGGTAAGTTAGGTCTTGAATTCATCAACGAAATTAAAGGTGGTAACATTCCAAGAGAATTTGTTCCTTCTGTAGAAAAAGGTTTCAAAGAGGCTATGAAAAATGGTCCTTTAGCTGGATTCGAAATTGAAGGTATCAAAGTAACTCTTAAGGATGGATCTTTCCACCCGGTTGACTCCGATCAGTTATCTTTCGAATTAGCTGCGAAGCTAGGTTTCAAAGAAGCTGGTAGAGCTGCTAAGCCTGTAATCATGGAGCCTATTATGAAACTTGAAGTTGTAACTCCTGAGGAGTACATGGGGGACATCGTAGGTGACCTTAACAGAAGAAGAGGTACAGTAAACGGTATGGATGACAGAAATAACGCTAAAGTTATCAAAGCATTCGTTCCATTATCAGAAATGTTCGGTTATGTAACTTCATTAAGAACATTATCTTCTGGTAGAGCTACTTCTTCTATGGAATTTGAGAAATACGAACCAGCTCCAAGCAATGTTGCTGAGGATGTAATCGCAAAAGCTAGAGGTTAA
- the rpsJ gene encoding 30S ribosomal protein S10, translating into MSQRIRIKLKSYDYNLVDKSAEKIVKTVKATGAIVNGPIPLPTNKRIFTVLRSPHVNKKSREQFQLSAHKRLMDIYSSSSKTVDALMKLELPSGVDVEIKV; encoded by the coding sequence ATGTCACAACGAATCAGAATAAAGCTAAAATCTTACGATTACAACTTAGTTGATAAATCTGCTGAGAAAATCGTAAAAACAGTAAAGGCTACAGGGGCTATCGTAAACGGGCCTATCCCTTTACCAACAAATAAAAGAATCTTCACTGTGTTGAGATCTCCACACGTAAACAAGAAATCAAGAGAACAGTTCCAACTTTCTGCTCACAAGAGATTGATGGATATCTATTCTTCTTCTTCTAAAACTGTGGATGCTCTAATGAAGTTAGAACTTCCTAGCGGTGTAGACGTAGAAATTAAAGTGTGA
- a CDS encoding GLPGLI family protein, whose translation MKYILLILSFCVSVMQGQVHKFIYQYKYKSDSLSSHYDEVKMILEVLPNTVKFYDNEYISMDSINMKGGQMEGYTGAPMLERKRNTFNNISREQLDFNSFSLASTDKMDWRLTKETKIKDGYQLQKATTKFGGRNWVAWFCKEVNIDEGPYKFRGLPGLIFEVEDTGHNFIFNLVKSTNEKAAYNTTNFFETAYGKKPVPITLEKYQQKLLETYNDPLQWARENFVEGKSQSAVMGIRITKKEQFKELSVKMQEKIRREYNPIELDKAVKYPIK comes from the coding sequence ATGAAATATATTCTTCTCATTCTAAGTTTCTGCGTTTCAGTTATGCAAGGGCAGGTACATAAGTTTATTTACCAGTACAAATACAAATCAGATTCTTTGAGTAGCCATTATGATGAAGTAAAAATGATTCTGGAAGTATTACCGAATACTGTGAAGTTTTATGATAATGAATATATAAGTATGGATTCTATTAACATGAAAGGTGGGCAGATGGAAGGTTATACAGGTGCTCCGATGTTGGAGCGTAAAAGGAATACTTTTAATAATATAAGCAGAGAACAACTAGATTTCAACAGTTTTTCACTGGCTAGTACCGACAAGATGGACTGGAGGCTTACCAAAGAAACTAAGATAAAGGACGGATACCAGCTACAAAAAGCTACTACAAAATTTGGAGGACGCAATTGGGTTGCCTGGTTTTGTAAAGAAGTAAATATAGATGAAGGACCTTATAAGTTTCGAGGCTTACCGGGACTTATTTTTGAAGTTGAAGATACTGGACATAACTTCATTTTCAATCTTGTGAAAAGTACAAATGAGAAGGCTGCATACAATACAACTAATTTCTTCGAAACCGCCTATGGTAAGAAACCAGTGCCAATTACATTAGAAAAGTATCAGCAAAAACTTTTAGAAACATATAATGATCCTCTACAGTGGGCCAGAGAAAACTTTGTAGAGGGAAAGTCTCAGTCTGCTGTAATGGGAATAAGGATTACTAAAAAAGAGCAGTTTAAGGAGCTTTCTGTAAAAATGCAGGAGAAGATCAGAAGAGAGTATAATCCTATCGAATTAGATAAAGCTGTAAAATACCCAATCAAATAA
- a CDS encoding GLPGLI family protein — MKKILLFLCCSILLAAQTHRFIYEVHIKKDSTSTERLKDNYIVDVNPDNVYYYNYSFYVADSVQKLNSNEGIPVPRDLNLYMHPSKNDKYVHYEMMGFNIFKMEQTDKQDWKLHTENKTFQGYNLQKATARWGGRNWTAWFAADIPFQEGPYKFHGLPGMIVEIEDDKGNFKFVLVKYNRIKNTQNLDIFNFMGGKAVPITRDKYVKLKLDFYSDPLMEVNNGKLDLSKTQALVLEDGTMVTKDNLKEVTEKQRKIIKKYNNPIELDKAIKYN; from the coding sequence ATGAAAAAAATATTACTATTCCTATGTTGCTCAATACTACTTGCTGCACAGACACATCGTTTTATTTATGAAGTCCATATCAAAAAGGATTCGACAAGTACAGAAAGATTAAAAGATAATTACATTGTGGATGTTAATCCGGATAATGTCTATTATTATAATTATAGCTTCTATGTCGCAGACTCTGTGCAAAAATTAAATTCTAATGAAGGAATTCCTGTACCAAGAGATCTTAATTTGTATATGCATCCTTCAAAAAATGATAAATATGTGCATTATGAGATGATGGGGTTTAATATTTTTAAGATGGAGCAAACGGATAAACAAGATTGGAAGCTTCATACAGAGAATAAAACTTTTCAGGGATATAATCTTCAAAAGGCAACTGCCAGATGGGGTGGGCGAAATTGGACTGCATGGTTTGCGGCTGATATTCCTTTTCAGGAAGGACCCTATAAGTTTCATGGTTTACCAGGTATGATTGTAGAAATAGAAGATGACAAGGGAAATTTTAAATTTGTTCTGGTCAAGTATAACAGAATTAAAAATACTCAAAACCTAGACATATTTAATTTTATGGGAGGTAAAGCTGTTCCTATCACAAGAGATAAATACGTAAAATTGAAGCTGGATTTTTACAGTGATCCCTTAATGGAGGTAAATAATGGTAAACTTGATTTATCTAAGACACAAGCTCTGGTATTGGAGGATGGAACAATGGTTACCAAAGACAATTTAAAAGAGGTTACAGAAAAGCAAAGGAAAATAATTAAGAAATATAATAACCCGATAGAACTGGATAAGGCAATTAAATATAATTAG
- a CDS encoding sterol desaturase family protein has translation MKELLLRDGEKIQIAIFFMLFFVGWNLENFISSGLDYKKWKHAFTNMPFIFTSLPAELILSVLFVKTIAWTQLHHFGVIYLLPLDGHPVLLFVVSFLLLDLGEYIYHVVAHKVRPLWSFHAVHHSDKVMDISTTLREHPGDNLLRMLLTLLWVFLSGSLFWVLILRQIIQLFFSLFSHLNFRLPEKTDRIVSLLFNTPNFHHVHHHHKLPLTDCNYGDVLTIWDRIFGTYRRAEAHEIVFGVDYYPKKVETSDFKTLFVLPFRKLKKKYF, from the coding sequence ATGAAAGAATTATTATTAAGAGACGGAGAAAAGATTCAGATTGCTATTTTCTTCATGTTGTTTTTTGTTGGGTGGAATCTTGAAAATTTTATCTCTTCGGGACTTGATTATAAAAAATGGAAACATGCCTTTACCAACATGCCATTTATTTTTACCAGCCTGCCTGCAGAACTTATTCTGAGTGTACTGTTTGTTAAGACAATTGCATGGACGCAGTTACATCATTTTGGTGTTATCTACCTTTTGCCTTTAGATGGTCATCCTGTATTATTGTTTGTGGTCAGTTTTCTGCTTTTAGATCTTGGTGAATATATCTACCATGTTGTTGCACATAAAGTAAGGCCATTGTGGAGTTTTCATGCTGTACACCATAGTGATAAAGTCATGGATATATCGACAACATTAAGAGAGCATCCCGGGGATAATCTTTTAAGAATGTTGCTGACATTGCTTTGGGTATTTCTTTCCGGAAGTTTGTTCTGGGTACTTATCCTTCGTCAGATTATTCAGTTGTTTTTTAGCCTTTTCAGCCATCTTAATTTTCGTCTTCCGGAAAAAACAGACCGTATTGTAAGTTTGCTTTTCAATACACCCAATTTTCATCATGTTCACCACCATCATAAGCTTCCGTTAACAGATTGCAACTATGGAGATGTTCTGACTATATGGGATAGGATTTTTGGAACTTACAGAAGAGCTGAAGCGCACGAAATTGTATTTGGTGTGGATTATTACCCAAAGAAAGTAGAAACAAGTGACTTCAAAACGCTTTTTGTATTACCTTTTAGAAAACTGAAGAAAAAGTATTTTTAA
- a CDS encoding glycoside hydrolase domain-containing protein yields MKTAYSKKLGLSVLSFLGIAIHAQHIYPPQKELWNPDKLGNKRAVVKFEGKSKVAKAIIPWRNPEIKEGQRILVVDSTSQKQYEVSAYLNINREQGEVLFDPVSGKGTYYIYYLPYELKASENYPQAVYLKKTVSGTSDVKGSEVAKFMRIDAVDRFNENNPMEILASKTEIDQYLKKHANDAYLVFPESRENPVKMNELPQIWVDPKRDNSKFAGKTDKGEFYAFQLGVLAKDTELKNVKVTATDLISPAGKISASLFTSINTDGTSYEGKPLKFAVNVAPGNIQPIWCGFDIPADVPAGTYKAVVTIQPENAPAQNIPVEISISGTVAQHKGYDEPWKMTRLPWLNSTMAQENTVIKPYTPLIYNTANREISLLGRKVILSSDGLPAKIQTFFTQEMTEISAKANEVLASPVKFNIVNANGTPEKFSQAEFKLDKKEEGLYSWHSQSQGQNLKMEIEGSLEFDGFMEYKVKVTALNDVELKDISMQIPFSSYASKYLMGLGEKGGNRPENFSWKWDVAKKNQDGAWLGNVNAGLQFSLRDEKYSRPLNTNFYLQKPLILPGSWGNNNKGGINITEDKSGVIVNNYSGSRNLKKGEELYYNFHLLITPFHTINTEWQWENRFYHKYVPIEKAKESGANVINIHHGTDINPYINYPFIATKEMKDYISKAHQSGLKVKIYNTIREVSNRMYELYPVRSLGHEVFSAGRGGGYSWLQEHLHNDYIAAWYVPEFKDAAIINSGMNRWHNYYVEGMNWLVDNIGIDGIYLDDVAFDRVTMKRVKKVMTKNGHPGIIDLHSANQFNDKDGFNNSANLYMEHFPYLNRLWFGEYFDYEKNKPDFFLTEVSGIPFGLMGEMLQNDGNQWRGMIFGMTNRLGWSDKSNPTHLWKAWDNFGIKGSKMIGYWVDNNPIKTDNKEVLATVYKKDNKVMVALASWASGDTSVKLNIDWKKLGINPKKAVIKAQAIEGFQEAKTFSINDAIPVAQNKGWLLVIE; encoded by the coding sequence ATGAAAACAGCATACTCTAAAAAATTAGGGCTGTCCGTACTTTCATTTCTGGGTATTGCTATACATGCTCAGCATATTTATCCTCCTCAAAAAGAACTTTGGAATCCCGATAAATTGGGTAATAAAAGAGCAGTTGTGAAATTTGAAGGAAAATCTAAAGTTGCAAAAGCTATAATTCCGTGGAGAAATCCCGAAATAAAAGAAGGACAACGGATTTTAGTAGTAGACAGTACTTCACAGAAACAATATGAAGTAAGTGCTTATCTCAATATCAACAGAGAGCAGGGAGAAGTTCTTTTCGACCCTGTTTCCGGAAAAGGGACATACTATATTTATTATCTTCCTTATGAGTTGAAGGCCAGTGAAAATTACCCGCAGGCTGTTTATCTCAAGAAAACAGTTTCCGGTACTTCGGATGTAAAAGGAAGTGAAGTAGCAAAGTTTATGCGGATAGATGCTGTAGACAGATTTAACGAGAACAATCCTATGGAAATTCTCGCTTCAAAAACTGAGATAGACCAGTATCTGAAAAAACATGCAAACGATGCCTATCTGGTATTCCCGGAATCCAGAGAGAATCCAGTAAAGATGAATGAGCTTCCACAGATATGGGTAGATCCTAAGAGGGATAACAGCAAATTTGCCGGAAAGACTGACAAAGGAGAGTTCTATGCTTTTCAGTTGGGTGTATTGGCAAAAGATACTGAGCTTAAAAATGTAAAAGTTACTGCAACAGATCTCATTTCCCCTGCGGGTAAAATAAGTGCATCGCTTTTTACTTCTATCAATACAGATGGTACCAGCTATGAAGGAAAACCTCTGAAGTTTGCTGTAAATGTAGCACCAGGTAATATTCAGCCTATTTGGTGTGGATTCGATATTCCTGCAGATGTTCCTGCCGGGACTTACAAAGCTGTTGTAACTATTCAGCCTGAGAATGCACCAGCACAAAATATTCCGGTAGAAATTAGTATCTCCGGTACTGTTGCACAACATAAAGGTTATGATGAACCCTGGAAGATGACGCGTCTTCCATGGCTTAATTCTACGATGGCACAAGAGAATACGGTAATCAAGCCTTATACACCATTAATATATAATACAGCTAATCGTGAAATTTCTCTGTTAGGAAGAAAGGTAATTCTTTCGTCCGATGGACTTCCAGCAAAAATACAGACATTCTTTACTCAGGAGATGACGGAAATCTCGGCAAAAGCTAATGAAGTATTGGCTTCACCAGTTAAATTTAATATAGTAAATGCTAACGGAACTCCCGAGAAGTTTAGTCAGGCAGAATTTAAGCTGGACAAAAAAGAAGAAGGATTGTACAGTTGGCATTCGCAAAGCCAGGGACAGAACCTGAAAATGGAAATAGAAGGATCCCTGGAGTTTGATGGCTTTATGGAATATAAAGTAAAAGTAACGGCATTGAATGATGTAGAGCTAAAGGATATCTCTATGCAGATTCCGTTTTCATCTTATGCATCCAAGTACCTGATGGGGCTCGGCGAGAAAGGAGGCAATCGTCCTGAAAATTTCTCATGGAAATGGGATGTGGCTAAAAAGAATCAGGATGGTGCCTGGTTGGGTAATGTAAATGCCGGGCTACAGTTCAGCCTTCGGGATGAAAAATACTCGCGCCCGCTGAATACTAATTTCTACCTGCAAAAGCCTCTGATACTTCCGGGTTCATGGGGAAATAATAACAAGGGTGGAATTAATATTACAGAAGACAAATCCGGAGTAATTGTTAATAATTACAGCGGAAGCCGAAACCTGAAAAAAGGGGAAGAGTTGTATTATAACTTCCATTTACTGATCACACCTTTCCATACTATAAATACAGAATGGCAATGGGAAAACAGATTTTACCATAAATATGTTCCGATAGAAAAGGCCAAAGAGAGTGGTGCCAACGTAATCAATATTCACCATGGTACTGATATCAATCCATATATCAATTACCCTTTCATTGCTACAAAAGAAATGAAAGATTATATCAGCAAGGCACACCAGAGCGGGCTGAAGGTGAAAATCTACAATACCATCCGTGAGGTTTCCAACAGAATGTACGAGCTATATCCTGTAAGAAGTTTGGGCCACGAAGTTTTTTCTGCCGGAAGGGGTGGTGGTTATTCATGGCTGCAGGAACATCTTCATAACGATTATATTGCCGCATGGTATGTTCCGGAATTTAAAGATGCAGCTATTATCAATAGTGGTATGAACCGTTGGCATAATTACTACGTAGAAGGTATGAACTGGCTGGTTGATAATATTGGTATTGACGGAATCTACCTGGATGATGTAGCTTTCGACAGAGTAACAATGAAGCGAGTGAAAAAAGTGATGACAAAAAACGGACATCCGGGTATTATAGATCTGCATTCTGCCAATCAGTTTAATGATAAAGACGGCTTCAACAATAGTGCTAATCTTTATATGGAACATTTCCCGTATCTGAACAGATTATGGTTTGGGGAGTACTTCGATTATGAGAAGAACAAACCAGATTTTTTCCTTACAGAAGTTAGTGGTATTCCTTTCGGTTTAATGGGAGAAATGTTACAGAATGACGGAAACCAATGGAGAGGAATGATCTTCGGGATGACAAACAGGTTGGGCTGGTCGGATAAAAGTAACCCAACCCATCTGTGGAAGGCATGGGATAATTTCGGAATTAAAGGATCCAAAATGATCGGCTACTGGGTAGATAACAATCCGATAAAAACCGACAATAAGGAAGTTCTTGCAACAGTTTACAAGAAAGACAACAAAGTTATGGTAGCATTGGCAAGCTGGGCTTCTGGTGATACTTCTGTAAAACTAAATATAGACTGGAAGAAACTAGGAATTAATCCTAAGAAAGCTGTAATAAAAGCACAGGCTATTGAAGGCTTCCAGGAAGCTAAAACGTTTAGTATAAATGATGCTATTCCGGTTGCGCAAAACAAAGGCTGGCTATTGGTTATTGAATAA